A stretch of the Medicago truncatula cultivar Jemalong A17 chromosome 5, MtrunA17r5.0-ANR, whole genome shotgun sequence genome encodes the following:
- the LOC11442353 gene encoding 2-(3-amino-3-carboxypropyl)histidine synthase subunit 1 produces the protein MEFPEQPEKPNNTITVSVKEKPKPKRFIKNQIPDSILNDPLLNAAISILPSNYSFEVHKCVWRVRSTAAKRIALQFPEGLLMYSLILSDIFTTFAGVTHCYVLGDVTYGACCIDDFSAIALGAEILIHYGHSCLVPIDSTKIPCLYVFVDIKIDVDHLVDTVKLNSKDLGFMGKRVILAGTIQFASGIRAVKPELEKLGFRVLVPQSKPLSAGEILGCTAPKVGKELDDKEESVLVFVSDGRFHLEAFMIANPGVKAFRYDPYVGKLFLEEYDHVGMKGSRKNAILKAKEARNWGVVLGTLGRQGNPKILERLEMKMGDKGFDYTVVLMSELSPYRISLFEDSVDAWIQIACPRLSIDWGDAFVKPVLTPFEAEIALGLIPGWWEKTQVQKQGCEDVTGCNKSDCCSNGSCGNAKATEDFGGDYPMDYYAQDGGEWNSSYMKKPSRPARKISVTSVANSVTSQ, from the coding sequence ATGGAGTTTCCAGAGCAACCTGAAAAACCCAACAACACCATCACTGTTTCTgtcaaagaaaaaccaaaaccaaaacgattCATCAAAAACCAAATCCCAGATTCAATCCTCAACGACCCACTTCTCAACGCCGCAATCTCAATCCTTCCTTCAAACTACTCCTTCGAAGTTCACAAATGCGTTTGGCGCGTCCGTTCCACCGCCGCTAAACGCATCGCTCTTCAATTCCCTGAAGGTCTTCTCATGTACTCTCTTATCCTCTCTGATATCTTTACCACCTTCGCTGGTGTAACTCACTGTTACGTTCTTGGTGATGTTACTTATGGTGCTTGTTGTATTGATGATTTCTCTGCTATTGCTCTTGGTGCTGAGATTCTTATTCATTATGGTCATAGTTGTTTAGTTCCTATTGATTCTACTAAGATTCCCtgtctttatgtttttgttgatattAAGATTGATGTTGATCATTTAGTTGATACTGTTAAGTTGAATTCTAAGGATTTAGGGTTTATGGGTAAAAGGGTTATTCTTGCTGGGACTATTCAGTTTGCTTCTGGGATTAGGGCGGTGAAGCCTGAATtggagaaattagggtttagggttttggttCCACAGTCGAAGCCGTTGTCTGCTGGTGAGATTTTAGGGTGTACTGCACCGAAAGTGGGGAAAGAATTGGATGATAAGGAAGAGAGTGTTTTGGTGTTTGTGTCAGATGGAAGGTTTCATCTTGAAGCGTTTATGATAGCGAATCCGGGGGTTAAGGCTTTTAGGTATGACCCGTATGTGGGGAAGTTGTTTTTGGAGGAATATGATCATGTGGGTATGAAGGGGTCGAGGAAAAATGCGATTTTGAAAGCGAAGGAGGCGAGGAATTGGGGCGTTGTATTAGGGACTTTGGGTAGACAAGGGAATCCTAAGATTTTGGAGAGATTGGAAATGAAAATGGGGGATAAAGGATTTGATTATACTGTGGTTTTGATGTCTGAGCTAAGCCCTTATAGAATATCTCTGTTTGAAGATTCTGTGGATGCTTGGATTCAGATTGCTTGTCCTAGACTCTCTATTGATTGGGGAGATGCTTTTGTAAAACCAGTTCTGACTCCTTTTGAGGCTGAGATAGCACTGGGATTGATACCTGGTTGGTGGGAGAAAACTCAGGTGCAGAAACAGGGTTGTGAAGATGTTACAGGTTGCAATAAGAGCGATTGTTGCTCTAACGGTAGCTGCGGAAATGCCAAGGCGACTGAAGATTTTGGTGGAGATTATCCGATGGACTATTATGCTCAAGATGGAGGGGAGTGGAATTCCTCTTATATGAAAAAGCCTAGCCGTCCTGCTAGGAAAATTTCAGTAACTTCTGTCGCTAATAGCGTCACTTCCCAATAG
- the LOC112421681 gene encoding ribonuclease P protein subunit p29, with the protein MAAESRKRAMEALERRIQTEHKLKEKKNKRDINHEHILKEKKIIKSINEDVKSPIPPPSTSNDPSLPLCRPSLDTPNKGNFGLFGRAISQEKEDGPEYAQLSVAVNENLLTTNGEFSSERGGSVSGILHELLQKGDAAQKYMQGSRSMRIDSYILLDNFVQGRALSSSSQTRALQLHSKRSKKHMSMKQHKKHGSMDLPKEFHKFDIFKPMHDMWKDYIKLLLKSTGNNQLAQCLLGADLHGAIILVVECKLTHFIGTGGIMIRETAEAFGIITEDNKFRGTLTHTFSYALLRTLEMEMLFMLNCQVL; encoded by the exons ATGGCTGCTGAATCAAGGAAACGTGCAATGGAGGCTTTGGAGAGAAGAATTCAAACTGAACATAAactaaaagaaaagaaaaacaaaagggaTATAAATCATGAACATATcctaaaggaaaagaaaatcattAAGTCTATAAATGAAGATGTAAAATCACCTATTCCACCACCCTCTACTTCTAATGATCCGTCCTTGCCTTTATGTCGTCCATCGTTGGATACACCCAACAAAg gGAATTTCGGTCTTTTTGGTCGTGCCATTTCACAAG AGAAAGAAGATGGTCCAGAATATGCCCAACTTTCTGTGGCTGTAAATGAAAATCTGCTCACAACTAATGGGGAG TTTTCTTCTGAAAGAGGAGGTTCAGTTTCCGGAATATTGcatgaacttcttcagaagggAGATGCAGCACAAAAGTACATGCAAGGATCTAGAAGCATGAGAATCGACAGCTATATCCTTCTTGATAATTTTGTGCAAGGACGCgcactttcttcatcttctcaaaCAAGGGCTTTGCAACTTCATTCAAAACGTTCTAAGAAGCACATGTCCatgaaacaacataaaaaacatgGATCAATGGATCTTCCTAAAGAGTTCCATAA ATTTGACATTTTCAAGCCAATGCATGACATGTGGAAAGATTATATAAAGTTGTTGCTTAAATCCACTGG GAATAATCAATTGGCTCAATGTCTCCTAGGTGCAGATCTACATGGTGCTATTATTTTAG TTGTGGAGTGTAAACTAACCCATTTTATTGGAACTGGTGGCATCATGATTCGTGAAACTGCAGAAGCTTTTGGGATAATTACTGAAGATAATAAATTCCGAG GAACTCTAACGCATACTTTCTCCTATGCTTTGCTGAGAACACTGGAAATGGAAATGCTCTTCATGCTAAATTGTCAGGTGCTATGA
- the LOC11435530 gene encoding uncharacterized protein, which produces MDGEGLGAEDCAVGSLVWVRRRNGSWWPGQILDPDDLAASHLTSPRSGTPVKLLGREDASVDWYNLEKSKRVKPFRCGEFDASIERAETALGMPLKKREKYARREDAILHALELERQMLRKQDKLGSGQIGAAFRAKRSKCVYLPPESSDSLDYNETLAHVPISSQLGEYAYGSSFAEESESAFLNDVESDSSETASIKSESDSSETELDNDEDMTIFSETDDDNEEQESTSSEEHDELAELATSSDMPHLYPREPRTCNEAVSKWQLKGKRNNRNLVKRSVAASDRKDVVLYGADIEGQRSHLNHKRMGPGYPYYRNDYSDALDDSDQMFGSEDEYTLTPREVAKSQGLDWDEWPWEDQPALKEYSDFKGFASLHSDPYHYDGGKGSMLVDVDLKVQASYPKESVPIVSITSKLDGSSIIGRPIQIEVLKDGSTDNLFSAIDDFSNDMIGYEGSSVLPPAWRTARRTANFRVPRPHISSSNVDEDFSLDQERNNGYKRLNGGNSSHNASHWKKNGLNSAGPSVDKKSFKKSAKKVSLSSSQKTRTLSSLSIEDNLGRKPSLTRSFYRTDKTTKPEVSGLTTVACIPVKLVFSRLLEKINRPPLKASTNADVLNPGVERKS; this is translated from the exons ATGGATGGGGAGGGTTTAGGTGCAGAGGATTGCGCCGTTGGATCGCTTGTTTGGGTCCGAAGAAGAAACGGTTCGTGGTGGCCGGGTCAAATACTCGATCCTGATGACCTTGCCGCTTCTCATCTGACCTCACCTCGATCCGGAACTCCGGTGAAGCTTCTGGGAAGAGAAGATGCCAGCGT AGATTGGTATAATTTGGAGAAGTCCAAGCGAGTGAAGCCGTTCAGATGCGGCGAATTTGATGCATCCATTGAAAGGGCGGAGACTGCTCTGGGTATGCCGttgaagaaaagagagaaatatgcACGAAGAGAAGATGCTATTCTCCACGCCCTGGAGCTTGAAAGGCAGATGTTAAGGaaacaagataaattag GATCTGGGCAAATAGGTGCAGCATTCCGAGCAAAGAGGAGCAAATGTGTGTACTTGCCGCCTGAGTCTAGTGATTCTCTGGATTACAATGAAACTCTAGCCCATGTTCCAATATCTTCCCAACTTGGGGAGTATGCTTATGGAAGTTCATTTGCTGAGGAGAGCGAATCTGCTTTTCTGAATGATGTTGAATCTGATTCTTCTGAAACTGCTTCTATTAAATCAGAATCAGATTCTTCTGAAACAGAACTAGACAATGACGAAGACATGACTATATTTTCAG AAACTGATGATGACAACGAGGAACAAGAAAGCACTAGCAGTGAGGAGCATGATGAGTTAGCTGAGTTAGCAACTTCCAGTGACATGCCTCACCTTTATCCGCGGGAACCTCGAACGTGCAATGAAGCTGTATCCAAATGGCAATTAAAAGGAAAGAGGAATAACCGTAACCTTGTAAAAAGGTCTGTTGCTGCTTCTGATAGGAAAGATGTTGTTTTATATGGAGCAGATATTGAAGGACAGAGAAGCCATTTAAACCACAAGAGAATGGGGCCTGGTTATCCTTACTACAGAAATGACTATAGTGATGCTCTTGATGATAGCGATCAAATGTTTGGATCAGAAGATGAATACACCCTAACTCCTAGAGAGGTTGCAAAAAGTCAAGGTCTTGATTGGGATGAATGGCCGTGGGAGGATCAGCCTGCTTTGAAAGAATATTCGGATTTTAAAGGGTTTGCTTCGTTACATAGTGATCCTTATCATTATGATGGGGGGAAGGGATCAATGCTGGTAGATGTAGACTTAAAGGTTCAAGCAAGTTACCCGAAAGAGTCAGTCCCTATTGTATCTATTACGAGCAAGTTAGATGGGAGTTCTATAATTGGACGCCCAATCCAAATTGAAGTCCTTAAGGATGGCTCAACTGACAATCTATTTTCTGCAATTGATGACTTCAGTAATGATATGATTGGCTACGAGGGAAGTAGTGTACTTCCACCAGCTTGGAGGACTGCGAGAAGAACAGCTAACTTTCGTGTCCCTCGTCCCCACATATCGTCATCAAATGTTGATGAAGACTTCTCGTTAGATCAGGAAAGAAATAATGGATATAAGAGATTAAATGGTGGAAATTCCAGTCATAATGCAAGCCATTGGAAGAAGAACGGCCTTAATAGTGCCGGGCCGTCAGTTGACAAGAAGTCCTTCAAAAAGAGTGCAAAAAAAGTGAGCTTGTCATCTAGTCAGAAAACTAGAACCCTTTCCTCTTTATCTATTGAAGATAATCTTGGTAGAAAACCATCACTTACTAGAAGCTTTTATCGAACAGACAAGACGACTAAACCAGAGGTCTCTGGGCTCACTACTGTAGCTTGCATACCAGTTAAACTGGTATTTAGTAGATTACTTGAGAAGATTAATAGGCCACCTTTAAAAGCATCTACTAATGCGGATGTGTTGAATCCTGGCGTGGAGAGAAAATCGTAG